One Methylomarinovum tepidoasis DNA window includes the following coding sequences:
- a CDS encoding DUF3450 domain-containing protein has product MLRNGTLVALALLVAEGLMADPLDRAIRTETETLKQAAQSQKRIDRLDDVTRQMLDEYRRTLRETETLKTYVDHLQKLVESQRREKAELARQLEEIARAEREIVPLMLEMVNTLGRFVALDTPFLPEERRQRIAQLKAMLDSAEVSTAEKFRRILEAYQIENDYAKTIEAYRDELALENEKRPVDFLRIGRVALFYQTLDGETSGFWNPRQKRWETLPDDYRRTIREGLRIARKEAAPDLLTLPLPTAQEAK; this is encoded by the coding sequence ATGCTTCGAAACGGAACGTTGGTCGCGCTCGCGCTTCTGGTTGCCGAAGGACTGATGGCGGACCCGTTGGACCGAGCCATCCGTACCGAAACCGAGACCCTCAAACAGGCCGCCCAAAGCCAGAAACGCATCGATCGTCTGGACGACGTCACCCGGCAGATGCTCGACGAATACCGGCGCACGCTGCGGGAGACCGAGACCTTGAAGACTTACGTCGATCACCTGCAAAAGCTGGTGGAATCCCAGCGCCGGGAAAAGGCCGAGCTGGCCCGCCAGCTGGAGGAAATCGCCCGCGCCGAGCGCGAAATCGTCCCCCTGATGCTGGAAATGGTCAACACCCTGGGCCGTTTCGTCGCCCTGGACACCCCCTTCCTGCCCGAGGAACGGCGTCAGCGGATCGCCCAGCTCAAAGCCATGCTCGACTCGGCCGAAGTTTCCACGGCGGAGAAATTCCGCCGCATTCTCGAGGCGTATCAGATAGAAAACGATTACGCCAAGACCATCGAGGCCTATCGTGACGAACTGGCCTTGGAGAACGAAAAGCGCCCGGTGGACTTCCTCCGCATCGGCCGGGTCGCCCTGTTCTATCAGACCCTCGACGGGGAAACCTCCGGCTTCTGGAACCCGCGTCAGAAACGCTGGGAAACACTGCCGGACGACTACCGCCGCACCATCCGCGAGGGGCTGCGCATCGCCCGCAAGGAGGCCGCCCCCGATCTGCTCACGCTGCCGCTGCCGACCGCACAGGAGGCGAAATGA
- a CDS encoding MotA/TolQ/ExbB proton channel family protein has protein sequence MRILTWLLAACLLLPVSAAAADLDQLLAEVKRQQIRLSQVDRQREARFLAEKQHRQQLLAEAKARLKALEKQAEALKAEFEANRQELLKLEEKLQASSGVLGEIVGTVRQVAGDLKADLQQSLVSAQYPGRAARLAPIADSKRLPTLEQLHTLWTLMLEEMTEAGKVVRFQREILASDGKPFETDVVRIGVFNAIAAPGYLRYLPETEQLMVLSRQPEGKPLRLARDFLHAQGDRAPVAIDPTRGVFLEMLTHTPNAWERIQQGGLIGYIILALGAIGLAIVAVRLAVLWGVGKRVEAQLADVEQPRDDNPLGRIFLTALGAKSTDPETLEALLDEAILREIPPLERGQSLVKLLAAVAPLLGLLGTVTGMIQTFQAISLFGTGDPKLMAGGISQALVTTMLGLSVAIPLLFLHALLASRSRTIVSILEEQSAGLVSQILEKRRG, from the coding sequence ATGAGAATCCTGACCTGGCTGCTGGCGGCCTGCCTGCTTCTTCCCGTCAGCGCAGCGGCGGCGGATCTCGACCAGCTGCTGGCCGAAGTCAAACGCCAGCAGATCCGGCTGTCCCAGGTGGACAGGCAGCGTGAAGCCCGCTTTCTCGCAGAGAAACAGCATCGCCAGCAACTGCTGGCCGAAGCCAAAGCCCGGCTCAAGGCGCTGGAAAAACAGGCCGAGGCCCTCAAGGCCGAGTTCGAGGCCAATCGCCAGGAGCTGCTGAAACTGGAAGAGAAACTCCAGGCCAGCAGCGGGGTCCTGGGAGAAATCGTCGGCACCGTGCGCCAGGTCGCCGGCGATCTGAAGGCCGATCTGCAGCAGTCGCTGGTTTCGGCCCAGTACCCGGGACGGGCCGCCAGGCTGGCGCCCATCGCCGACAGCAAGCGCCTGCCCACCCTGGAGCAGCTGCATACCCTTTGGACCTTGATGCTGGAGGAGATGACCGAAGCCGGCAAGGTGGTCCGCTTTCAGCGGGAGATTCTCGCCAGTGACGGCAAGCCCTTCGAAACCGACGTGGTCCGCATCGGCGTCTTCAACGCCATCGCCGCGCCCGGTTATCTGCGCTATCTGCCGGAAACCGAACAGCTGATGGTGCTGTCGCGGCAGCCGGAAGGAAAACCGCTGAGGCTGGCCCGCGACTTTCTCCACGCCCAGGGTGACCGGGCGCCGGTGGCCATCGACCCGACCCGGGGCGTGTTCCTGGAAATGCTGACCCACACCCCGAACGCCTGGGAACGCATCCAGCAGGGCGGACTGATCGGTTACATCATCCTGGCGCTGGGCGCGATCGGACTGGCGATCGTGGCCGTCCGCCTGGCGGTGCTGTGGGGCGTCGGCAAACGGGTGGAGGCACAGCTGGCGGACGTGGAACAACCGCGCGACGACAACCCCTTGGGCCGCATCTTCCTGACGGCGCTGGGCGCCAAGAGCACCGACCCAGAAACCCTGGAAGCCCTGCTGGACGAGGCGATCCTGCGGGAGATCCCGCCGCTGGAGCGGGGCCAGTCGCTGGTGAAACTGCTCGCCGCCGTCGCCCCCCTGCTCGGTCTGCTCGGTACCGTCACCGGCATGATCCAGACCTTCCAGGCGATCAGCCTGTTCGGCACCGGAGACCCCAAGCTGATGGCTGGCGGCATCTCCCAGGCCCTGGTCACCACCATGCTGGGGCTTTCGGTGGCGATCCCGCTGCTGTTCCTCCACGCCCTCCTGGCCAGCCGCAGCCGCACGATCGTTTCGATTCTGGAGGAACAAAGTGCGGGACTGGTCAGCCAGATTCTGGAGAAACGCCGCGGATGA
- a CDS encoding MotA/TolQ/ExbB proton channel family protein, whose protein sequence is MTMAWIEAVNDFIAQGGPVVKLILVAAVLLWTLVTERYLFFLWVYPRLRRQWLQRWNQRRDKHSWYALKIRERLISEARLQLRRTLPLIKILVSLSPLLGLFGTVNGMIHMFDALAVFGTGNARAMATHISQATLPTLAGMTQAIAGLYASQRIERRVEAATRHLSDQLHFE, encoded by the coding sequence ATGACGATGGCGTGGATCGAGGCCGTCAACGATTTCATCGCCCAGGGGGGACCGGTGGTCAAGCTGATCCTGGTGGCCGCGGTGCTGCTGTGGACCCTGGTGACGGAGCGCTACCTGTTTTTCCTCTGGGTCTATCCGCGCTTGCGCCGCCAATGGCTGCAGCGCTGGAACCAGCGCCGGGACAAACACTCCTGGTACGCGCTCAAAATCCGCGAACGCCTGATTTCCGAAGCCCGCCTGCAGCTGCGCCGCACCCTGCCGCTGATCAAGATTCTCGTCTCCCTGAGCCCGCTGCTGGGGCTGTTCGGAACCGTGAACGGCATGATCCACATGTTCGACGCCCTGGCCGTGTTCGGCACCGGCAACGCCCGCGCCATGGCGACCCACATTTCACAAGCCACCCTGCCTACCCTGGCCGGCATGACTCAAGCGATCGCCGGGTTGTATGCCAGCCAACGGATTGAAAGGCGGGTGGAAGCCGCAACCCGCCATTTGAGCGACCAGCTCCACTTCGAATGA
- a CDS encoding ExbD/TolR family protein: MRRHRYQPADDDSGEINLTPMLDIIFIMLIFFIVTTSFVKEAGIEVNRPSAQTAERQERGNIVVAIKANGEIWIDKRPVDIRAVRAVIARLRAENPLGTVIIAADRDAKVSILTRVMDQIRLAGVTDMAIAATAEPR; encoded by the coding sequence ATGCGACGCCACCGTTACCAGCCAGCCGATGACGACAGCGGGGAAATCAACCTGACCCCGATGCTCGACATCATTTTCATCATGCTGATCTTCTTCATCGTCACCACCTCTTTCGTCAAGGAAGCCGGCATCGAGGTCAACCGTCCCAGCGCCCAGACCGCCGAGCGCCAGGAACGCGGCAACATCGTCGTCGCCATCAAGGCCAACGGGGAAATCTGGATCGACAAACGGCCGGTGGACATCCGCGCGGTTCGCGCCGTCATCGCCCGGCTGCGGGCCGAGAACCCGTTGGGGACGGTCATCATCGCCGCCGACCGGGATGCCAAGGTCAGCATCCTGACCCGGGTGATGGATCAGATCCGTCTGGCCGGAGTCACCGACATGGCCATCGCCGCCACCGCAGAACCGCGATGA
- a CDS encoding energy transducer TonB: MTPSPYHLWLPALLLGAAITLGLFWLMALMVQGGQLDLQKTEARRLVDFIRLKQMPKPPPPIQRPPPKPPEKEPPPPQPQLATPRPVANVTPDIDIPALDVPLSSRLQESLLAGIDVGKPAPKAASQVIPLVRIPPRYPMRARMRRIEGWVKLEFTITPEGTVTDVKVVEAHPRGVFERAAIEAISRWKFKPLIVDGRPTAQRAVQVLEFKLRK, translated from the coding sequence ATGACGCCTTCTCCCTATCATCTATGGCTTCCGGCGCTGCTGCTGGGAGCGGCCATCACTTTGGGACTGTTCTGGCTGATGGCGCTGATGGTCCAGGGCGGCCAGTTGGATCTGCAAAAGACCGAGGCCAGGCGGCTGGTGGATTTCATCCGCCTCAAACAGATGCCCAAGCCGCCGCCCCCCATCCAGCGTCCCCCGCCCAAACCGCCGGAGAAGGAGCCGCCGCCGCCCCAGCCCCAGCTGGCCACCCCCAGGCCGGTAGCCAACGTCACTCCGGACATCGACATACCGGCGCTGGACGTTCCCCTGTCGAGCCGGTTGCAGGAATCGCTGCTGGCGGGAATCGACGTCGGCAAACCCGCCCCCAAGGCCGCCAGCCAGGTGATCCCGCTGGTGCGCATTCCGCCGCGCTATCCGATGCGGGCCCGGATGCGCCGGATCGAGGGGTGGGTCAAACTGGAATTCACCATCACGCCGGAAGGCACCGTCACCGACGTCAAGGTGGTGGAAGCCCACCCCAGAGGCGTCTTCGAACGGGCCGCCATCGAGGCGATCTCGCGCTGGAAATTCAAGCCCCTGATCGTCGATGGCCGGCCGACGGCCCAGCGCGCGGTCCAGGTCCTGGAATTCAAACTGCGGAAATGA
- a CDS encoding tetratricopeptide repeat protein, producing the protein MCRRLLPFLLALSLTTAVQAAQVSPQTFRTLEKVGKLLDQRHYDQAVGLLRQRLEKTGAKAEKALLLRALGAAYAAKGDYRQAVRYLQQALDSGALPQPQAREALRTLGQLYLALDQPRQAAALLERWLKTQPEIHAEDHLLLAQVYTRLERYRAALAHLNQAIAKTGRPKDAWLQLRIGINYQLKRYHAAIADLKTLIRRHPEQEKYWRQLAGLYNLAGKRFNAAAVAELEHFLGLRDQEPEILNLVNLLRLVHVPYLAGERLQQALKARQVKSSYRNWRLLADTWIEAREFQRAVTALQRAARLSGSGQPWLRLAQLHLEREAWQDAIDALKTALKKGGLRDPGQAWLLLGSAYFETGRGEAARKAFARARQFPSTRKAATQWLKYLQQTS; encoded by the coding sequence ATGTGCCGCCGGTTGCTGCCTTTCCTCCTTGCACTCTCGCTCACAACGGCCGTCCAGGCGGCGCAGGTCAGCCCTCAGACCTTTCGTACCCTGGAAAAGGTCGGGAAACTGCTCGATCAGCGCCATTACGATCAAGCGGTCGGGCTGCTGCGACAGCGCCTGGAAAAGACCGGCGCCAAGGCGGAAAAGGCCCTGCTGCTTCGCGCCTTGGGCGCCGCCTATGCCGCCAAGGGGGATTACCGCCAGGCCGTCCGCTATCTTCAACAGGCGCTCGACAGCGGCGCCCTTCCGCAACCCCAGGCCCGTGAAGCGCTTCGAACCCTGGGACAGCTCTACCTCGCCCTGGATCAGCCGCGCCAGGCCGCCGCTCTGCTGGAACGGTGGCTGAAAACCCAACCGGAGATCCACGCCGAGGATCATCTGCTGCTGGCCCAGGTCTATACCCGCCTGGAACGCTACCGGGCGGCGCTCGCCCACCTGAACCAGGCCATCGCCAAGACCGGCCGCCCCAAGGACGCCTGGCTGCAGCTGCGGATCGGCATCAATTATCAACTCAAGCGTTACCACGCCGCGATCGCCGACCTGAAAACCCTCATTCGCCGCCATCCCGAGCAGGAAAAGTATTGGCGGCAACTGGCCGGTCTCTACAACCTGGCCGGAAAGCGCTTCAACGCCGCCGCAGTCGCCGAGCTGGAACACTTCCTCGGCCTGCGGGATCAGGAACCGGAGATTCTCAACCTGGTCAATCTGCTCCGGCTGGTCCACGTGCCCTATCTGGCCGGGGAACGCCTGCAACAGGCGCTCAAAGCCCGACAGGTCAAATCCAGTTACCGCAACTGGCGCCTGCTCGCCGACACCTGGATCGAGGCCCGCGAATTCCAACGCGCCGTCACCGCCCTGCAGCGGGCCGCCCGCCTCAGCGGCAGTGGCCAGCCCTGGCTGCGCTTGGCCCAGCTGCATCTAGAGCGGGAAGCCTGGCAGGACGCCATCGACGCGCTCAAAACCGCCCTGAAAAAGGGTGGCCTGCGCGATCCGGGTCAAGCCTGGCTGCTGCTGGGCAGCGCCTATTTCGAAACCGGCCGGGGGGAGGCGGCGCGCAAGGCGTTCGCACGGGCCCGGCAATTCCCATCGACCCGTAAAGCGGCAACCCAATGGCTGAAATACCTGCAACAGACCAGCTGA
- the trmB gene encoding tRNA (guanosine(46)-N7)-methyltransferase TrmB, producing MAEIPATDQLKRHIRSFVRREGRLTPAQRRALDVLWPRYGLTPEIPLRPEAIYPDSAPLILEIGFGNGESLVQMAAAYPQFNYLGIEVHRPGVGHLLLELEKRGLDNVRVYCADAVEVLETAIGAGLCQRINIFFPDPWPKKRHHKRRLIQPAFVALLAGKLEPGGILHLATDWPDYAGHMRAAVATCARLAPTDATALIPPRPQTKYERRGRRLGHPVTDLAYRRR from the coding sequence ATGGCTGAAATACCTGCAACAGACCAGCTGAAACGGCATATCCGCAGCTTCGTCCGCCGGGAAGGCCGCCTGACCCCGGCCCAACGACGCGCCCTCGACGTACTCTGGCCCCGCTACGGCCTGACGCCGGAGATTCCGCTTCGACCCGAGGCGATCTATCCCGACAGCGCCCCGCTGATCCTGGAAATCGGTTTCGGCAACGGCGAAAGCCTGGTACAAATGGCTGCTGCCTATCCGCAGTTCAACTATCTCGGAATCGAGGTCCACCGCCCCGGGGTGGGGCATTTGCTGCTGGAACTGGAAAAGCGCGGACTGGATAACGTCCGGGTTTATTGTGCCGATGCGGTGGAAGTGCTGGAAACGGCCATCGGCGCCGGGTTGTGCCAGCGCATCAACATTTTCTTTCCGGATCCCTGGCCCAAGAAGCGCCACCACAAGCGCCGCCTGATCCAGCCGGCGTTCGTCGCCCTCCTGGCCGGGAAACTAGAGCCGGGCGGGATTCTGCATCTGGCGACCGACTGGCCCGATTACGCCGGGCACATGCGCGCCGCAGTGGCCACCTGCGCACGCCTTGCACCCACCGATGCCACCGCCCTGATCCCACCCCGCCCCCAGACCAAATACGAACGGCGGGGACGGCGTCTGGGGCATCCGGTCACCGATCTGGCATACCGCAGGCGCTGA
- a CDS encoding dynamin family protein, with translation MHFQQQLQAYGQWKTRLADAIDQYHAWLKKYDLATTEVEEMLFGLRRNLQSERMTIAFVAEFSRGKTELINALFFAETGVRLLPSTPGRTTMCPTEIFHDQEGSYIRLLPIETRLDNASLSEYKEQPERWLKIDLDAGSPLQMQEAFQELVAVKRVSVAEAKRLGLYHEDMDRGGDIPPDSVEIPCWRHALISFPHPLLQEGLVILDTPGLNALGSEPELTLNMLPSAQAVLFVLAADTGVTKSDMDMWQKHVRGLDGSQRRHVAVVMNKIDTLWDDLQTDDGIDRSIHSQVRETAKVLKVQEDLIFPLSAKQALLAKVKSDDALLEKSRLKRLEDYLATDVMHSRREILQQALTQGMGHLISESLTVVRSEAEQLQKQLKELRQLDGKNSDMTTRLMEETRAQQARYLQSVDSFQASRRVFAMQAKRMLEVLSPKRVDEVIKKHTRSMEASFTTYGMKQAMKAVFDDLAAILGEGVGVVEDTQGLVHNIYHKFAEEHGYGGLQAPMFSIRDYQVTLADLFQEGENFRTSMSSTLMEQHLVIQKLYVTILSKARKLLHQIHQETANWSAVALSPLVHQIKEHKKLIEQRLAVLRKVNQSKESLEGEIEKLERSLEPVQTQQQELEAILALIEGEGGPETAAASAPAAEIAVAS, from the coding sequence ATGCACTTTCAGCAACAGCTGCAGGCTTACGGACAATGGAAGACCCGCCTGGCCGACGCGATCGATCAGTACCATGCCTGGTTGAAGAAGTACGATCTGGCGACCACGGAAGTGGAGGAAATGCTCTTCGGCCTGCGGCGGAATTTGCAGTCCGAGCGTATGACCATCGCTTTCGTGGCGGAGTTCTCACGTGGCAAGACCGAATTGATCAATGCCTTGTTCTTCGCCGAAACCGGCGTGCGGCTGTTGCCATCGACACCGGGACGGACCACCATGTGTCCCACCGAAATCTTTCACGATCAGGAAGGCAGCTACATCCGCCTGCTGCCCATCGAAACCCGCCTGGACAACGCCTCTTTGAGCGAGTACAAGGAGCAGCCGGAGCGCTGGCTCAAGATCGACCTGGATGCCGGTTCCCCCCTGCAGATGCAGGAGGCTTTCCAGGAGCTGGTCGCGGTCAAGCGGGTCAGTGTGGCCGAGGCCAAGCGTCTGGGACTTTACCACGAGGATATGGACCGCGGCGGCGACATCCCGCCGGACAGCGTGGAAATTCCCTGCTGGCGTCACGCCCTGATCAGTTTTCCGCATCCCCTGCTGCAGGAGGGATTGGTGATTCTCGACACGCCGGGGCTGAACGCCCTGGGTTCGGAGCCTGAACTGACCCTGAACATGCTTCCCAGCGCCCAGGCGGTGCTGTTCGTCCTGGCCGCCGATACCGGCGTGACCAAAAGCGATATGGACATGTGGCAAAAGCACGTTCGCGGGCTGGACGGCAGCCAGCGGCGCCACGTGGCGGTGGTGATGAACAAGATCGATACGCTGTGGGACGATCTCCAGACCGACGACGGCATTGACCGTTCCATCCATTCCCAGGTTAGGGAAACCGCCAAGGTTCTCAAGGTCCAGGAGGATTTGATCTTCCCCTTGTCCGCCAAGCAGGCGCTGCTGGCGAAGGTGAAAAGCGACGACGCCTTATTGGAGAAAAGCCGCCTGAAACGGCTGGAGGACTATCTGGCCACCGATGTCATGCACAGCCGTCGGGAAATTCTCCAGCAGGCCCTCACCCAGGGGATGGGGCATCTGATCTCCGAATCGCTGACCGTGGTGCGCAGCGAAGCGGAGCAACTGCAGAAACAATTGAAAGAACTGCGCCAGCTGGACGGCAAGAACAGCGACATGACCACCCGCCTGATGGAGGAAACCCGGGCCCAGCAGGCCAGGTACCTGCAGAGCGTGGACAGCTTCCAGGCCAGCCGCCGGGTGTTCGCGATGCAGGCGAAACGGATGCTGGAGGTACTGTCACCCAAGCGGGTGGACGAGGTTATCAAGAAGCATACCCGTTCCATGGAGGCCAGTTTCACCACCTATGGCATGAAGCAGGCCATGAAAGCGGTGTTCGACGATCTGGCGGCGATCCTCGGCGAGGGGGTCGGTGTGGTCGAGGATACCCAGGGATTGGTGCACAACATCTACCACAAATTTGCCGAGGAACACGGTTACGGGGGGTTGCAGGCCCCGATGTTTTCGATCCGGGATTACCAGGTCACGCTGGCGGATCTGTTCCAGGAGGGGGAGAATTTCCGTACCAGCATGTCCTCGACCCTGATGGAACAGCATCTGGTCATCCAGAAACTGTACGTGACCATCCTCTCCAAGGCCCGCAAGCTGCTCCACCAGATCCACCAGGAAACGGCCAACTGGAGCGCGGTCGCCCTGTCCCCGCTGGTCCACCAGATCAAGGAGCACAAAAAGCTGATCGAACAGCGCCTGGCGGTATTGCGCAAGGTCAACCAGTCCAAGGAGTCGCTCGAAGGCGAGATCGAAAAACTCGAGCGCTCGCTGGAACCGGTGCAGACCCAGCAGCAGGAGCTGGAGGCCATTTTGGCGCTGATCGAGGGAGAGGGCGGTCCCGAAACGGCAGCGGCCTCAGCGCCGGCGGCAGAGATCGCTGTCGCCTCCTGA
- a CDS encoding 30S ribosomal protein THX produces MGKGDLRTRRGKIAQGTYGKARLKPKKLRKLREKQP; encoded by the coding sequence ATGGGTAAAGGAGATCTGCGTACCCGCCGCGGCAAGATCGCTCAGGGTACTTACGGCAAGGCCAGACTCAAGCCTAAGAAACTCAGGAAGTTGCGAGAGAAACAGCCCTAA
- the proC gene encoding pyrroline-5-carboxylate reductase: MSQRIGFIGAGNMATSLIGGLIADGYPNDCIRVTDINQDKVLALRQHFGIESADNSTALVETSDIVVLAVKPQQIQALAQEIAPAVQNRRPLVVSIAAGIREADLERWLGGPVPIVRTMPNTPALVQSGATGLHANPHVSEAQRDWAESLMRAVGITIWVEREELLDAVTAVSGSGPAYFFLLMEAMEKAAADLGLGQAEARLLVEQTALGAAKLAMETDIGPEALRHRVTSPGGTTEKAIEVFTQGGFTELVRSAIKAACERAQSLSQQLGEQQ; the protein is encoded by the coding sequence ATGTCTCAGCGGATTGGATTCATCGGTGCCGGCAACATGGCTACCAGCCTGATCGGCGGCCTGATCGCCGACGGTTATCCCAACGACTGCATCCGGGTGACCGATATCAACCAGGATAAAGTCCTGGCGCTGCGGCAGCACTTCGGTATCGAAAGCGCAGACAACAGCACCGCTCTGGTCGAAACCAGCGACATCGTGGTCCTGGCGGTGAAGCCGCAGCAGATCCAGGCCCTGGCGCAGGAAATCGCCCCTGCCGTTCAGAACCGCCGGCCCCTTGTCGTCTCCATCGCCGCGGGAATCCGCGAGGCGGATCTGGAGCGCTGGCTCGGAGGCCCGGTTCCGATCGTCCGCACCATGCCCAACACCCCGGCCCTGGTACAATCCGGCGCCACCGGCCTGCATGCCAATCCCCATGTCAGTGAAGCCCAACGGGACTGGGCGGAATCGCTCATGCGCGCCGTTGGAATCACCATCTGGGTCGAGCGCGAAGAACTGCTGGATGCCGTCACCGCCGTGTCCGGCAGTGGCCCGGCCTACTTTTTCCTACTGATGGAAGCGATGGAAAAAGCGGCTGCCGATCTCGGCCTGGGGCAGGCCGAGGCCCGTCTGCTGGTGGAACAGACCGCCCTGGGGGCGGCCAAACTGGCCATGGAAACCGATATCGGCCCTGAAGCCTTGCGGCACCGGGTGACCTCCCCCGGCGGGACCACCGAAAAAGCCATCGAGGTCTTCACCCAAGGGGGATTCACCGAACTGGTTCGTAGCGCGATCAAAGCTGCCTGCGAACGGGCCCAAAGCCTGTCACAACAATTGGGAGAACAACAATGA
- a CDS encoding YggT family protein: protein MSGYLADPAVFVVNVLFSLYILAVMLRFLFQLVEADFYNPISQALVKITHPPLRLLRRFIPAIGRVDTASLVFMLLLQVLADYLVYLLQGGGRVAIGVLVASALIQLVNLAFNVFIYAIIIQAVMSWINPDPYNPVYALLTDLTEPVLRPCRRLIPALGGLDLSPLLALVGLQVLKMLILPPLQKLVLMLAF, encoded by the coding sequence ATGAGCGGTTATCTGGCCGATCCGGCTGTCTTCGTCGTCAACGTCCTGTTCAGTCTCTACATCCTGGCGGTCATGCTCCGCTTCCTGTTCCAACTGGTGGAAGCGGATTTCTACAACCCCATCTCTCAGGCACTGGTCAAGATCACCCATCCGCCTCTGCGCCTGCTGCGCCGCTTCATCCCCGCCATCGGCCGCGTCGATACGGCCTCGCTGGTCTTCATGCTGCTTCTGCAGGTGCTGGCCGATTATCTCGTCTATCTGCTCCAGGGCGGGGGACGCGTGGCCATCGGTGTTCTCGTCGCCTCGGCATTGATCCAGCTGGTCAATCTCGCCTTCAACGTTTTCATCTACGCCATCATCATTCAGGCGGTCATGAGCTGGATCAACCCCGATCCTTACAATCCGGTCTATGCTTTATTGACGGACCTGACCGAACCGGTGCTGCGCCCCTGCCGCCGCCTGATCCCGGCGCTGGGGGGACTCGACCTCTCGCCTCTGCTGGCGCTGGTCGGACTGCAGGTTCTGAAAATGCTCATCCTGCCCCCCCTGCAGAAACTCGTGTTGATGCTGGCTTTCTAA
- a CDS encoding DnaJ C-terminal domain-containing protein — MEYKDYYKILGVSRDATQDEIKRAYRKLARKYHPDVSKEADAEEKFKEVNEAYEVLKDPEKRKAYDQFGAHWKEGQGFQPPPGWEEQFGFGGGGYTEGGRTADFSEFFEALFGGGGFRRGRARSGFRMRGEDLHAKVYIDLEDAYRGTTQTLTLSVPEVDPATGRLVDKHKRLQVKIPKGIREGQKIRLAGQGAPGMGGGPAGDLYLEVHFKPHRWFKVEDKDVYLDLPVTPWEAALGAKVPVPTLEGKVELRIPPGSQTDRKLRLKGKGLPGTPAGDQYVILKIHTPPADTEDKKRFYEEMARKMPFNPRQGMGV, encoded by the coding sequence ATGGAATACAAGGACTATTACAAAATTTTGGGCGTCTCCCGGGACGCCACCCAGGACGAGATCAAGCGTGCCTACCGCAAGCTGGCGCGCAAGTACCATCCGGACGTGAGCAAAGAAGCGGACGCCGAGGAGAAGTTCAAGGAAGTCAACGAAGCCTACGAAGTCCTCAAGGACCCGGAAAAACGCAAGGCTTACGACCAGTTCGGCGCCCACTGGAAGGAAGGCCAGGGTTTCCAGCCGCCGCCGGGCTGGGAGGAGCAGTTCGGCTTCGGCGGCGGAGGCTACACCGAAGGGGGCCGGACCGCCGACTTCAGCGAATTCTTCGAGGCCCTCTTCGGGGGCGGTGGCTTTCGCCGCGGCCGGGCCCGGAGTGGATTCCGCATGCGGGGGGAAGACTTGCACGCCAAGGTTTACATCGATCTCGAGGACGCCTATCGTGGCACCACCCAGACCCTGACCCTGAGCGTACCGGAGGTCGATCCGGCCACCGGCCGCCTGGTGGACAAGCACAAGCGCCTGCAAGTCAAAATCCCCAAAGGCATCCGCGAAGGCCAGAAGATCCGCCTCGCTGGCCAGGGAGCCCCGGGCATGGGTGGGGGACCTGCCGGAGATCTGTATCTGGAAGTCCACTTCAAGCCCCACCGCTGGTTCAAGGTGGAGGACAAGGACGTTTACCTGGACCTGCCCGTCACTCCCTGGGAGGCGGCCTTGGGCGCCAAGGTGCCGGTGCCGACCCTGGAAGGCAAAGTGGAATTGAGGATTCCGCCCGGCTCCCAAACCGACCGCAAACTGCGCCTCAAGGGCAAGGGGCTTCCAGGGACGCCTGCGGGGGATCAGTACGTGATCCTCAAGATCCACACCCCGCCGGCGGACACCGAAGACAAGAAGCGCTTCTACGAGGAGATGGCCCGCAAGATGCCGTTCAATCCGCGTCAAGGGATGGGGGTGTAA
- a CDS encoding chaperone modulator CbpM — MLQEKVFTGVVLDENFRITLVEVCRIFEVSAERVIELVDQGVIEYQGGPEPPQWWFDAVAFERLRTALRLERDLGLNPPGAALVLDLLEELRRARR, encoded by the coding sequence ATGCTGCAGGAAAAGGTTTTTACGGGTGTGGTCCTGGACGAGAACTTCCGCATCACCCTGGTGGAAGTGTGCCGGATCTTCGAGGTCAGCGCCGAACGCGTGATAGAGCTGGTGGATCAGGGGGTGATCGAATACCAGGGCGGGCCGGAGCCGCCCCAGTGGTGGTTCGACGCCGTCGCCTTCGAGCGCCTGCGCACCGCCCTGCGGTTGGAGCGGGATCTGGGGCTCAATCCTCCCGGCGCCGCCCTGGTGCTGGATCTGCTGGAGGAACTGCGCCGCGCCCGGCGCTGA